AAGATTGGGGAATCGTGTTTCACTGAGATTTCTAGAGATGCAGCTGTGaatttgttttcttttcctCATAGTTTCGCTAAAAGCAAGAAGATTCTATCGCCGGAGAAGATGTTCTCTGGGCTGGACATGTACGCAGCGATTTCAGATCTATTGCCGGAGATTGAATCAATATTCGGGCATGAATCGTTGTCCGTGGTCAGATCTGAGGCCGAGGCGGCGCTGCTTAAACTCGCGGAAGCAGTGAGGCTCATGCTGAACCAGTTCGAGGCCGCTATTCAGTCAGATTCATCAAATGCCACGGCGAGCGGCGGCGTCCATCCCCTCAGTCGCTACGTGATGAATTTCCTCATATTCCTTGGCGATTTCAGCGGCGCGATCTCCGATATCCTCATGGATTGGACGGTCACCGCGCAGACTCCTCTACCGGTGTCTTACTTCTCCAGCCCCACCTCCGGCGCGGGGGCGGAGGATCCTTCCTCGGAGGCGGTCACCGCCCGCCTCGCGTGGCTGATCCTCGTCCTTATCTGCAAACTTGACAGCAAGGCTGTCAAGTACGAAGACGTGGCGTTATCCTATTTGTTCCTAGCAAACAACCTAAACTACGTCGTTTCAAAGATCCGGACCTCGACCATGGGGATCCTGATGGGGCCCGACTGGATCTGGAAACACGACGCCAAGGTGAAGATCTACATGTCCAAGTACGAGAGGATGGGCTGGAGCGAAGCCATGACGTCACTCCTCGACAATCCAACCGTCGAGATCTCGGAGAGGTTCAGAAGATTCTACGCCGGTTTCGAGGAATCGTACAAGAAGCAAAGCACATGGGTCATATCCGACCCGAAACTGAGAGACGAGGTGAAAATATCGCTTTCGAAGAAGATCGTGGGGAGTTATCGGGAATTGTACGAAAAAAACCGGGGAAATTACAAGGTTGTCA
This sequence is a window from Primulina tabacum isolate GXHZ01 chromosome 17, ASM2559414v2, whole genome shotgun sequence. Protein-coding genes within it:
- the LOC142530950 gene encoding exocyst complex component EXO70H1-like; translated protein: MKGSLFSKPASPLRDSSSSSPIQHQTFCETMIEENIDFAEEIIKKWDLDSTKFISLFEHDRNEAKRFLESVSDLQKAMLFYMKLSTKSEKLIRAQNLMKIAIKRLEKEFSTILSANRKNLDSESVSNRSTRESISDSDEDEGMSTPHSSDVAMEDLKSIADSMIGSGYARECLDIYKIVRKSIIDETLYYLHVENSSISLIQKMGWEVLNQKIKNWLHAVIVAIKTLFCGERILCDFVFSSSQKIGESCFTEISRDAAVNLFSFPHSFAKSKKILSPEKMFSGLDMYAAISDLLPEIESIFGHESLSVVRSEAEAALLKLAEAVRLMLNQFEAAIQSDSSNATASGGVHPLSRYVMNFLIFLGDFSGAISDILMDWTVTAQTPLPVSYFSSPTSGAGAEDPSSEAVTARLAWLILVLICKLDSKAVKYEDVALSYLFLANNLNYVVSKIRTSTMGILMGPDWIWKHDAKVKIYMSKYERMGWSEAMTSLLDNPTVEISERFRRFYAGFEESYKKQSTWVISDPKLRDEVKISLSKKIVGSYRELYEKNRGNYKVVRYAPEDLDNYLSDMFFAAKASTSGTYA